A stretch of the Zeugodacus cucurbitae isolate PBARC_wt_2022May chromosome 6, idZeuCucr1.2, whole genome shotgun sequence genome encodes the following:
- the LOC105213352 gene encoding glyceraldehyde-3-phosphate dehydrogenase 2-like, producing the protein MSRIGINGFGRIGRLVLRAAIDDCAFVVAINDPFLNPHYMAYLFKYDSTHGRFQGEVAAEEDCLIINGTKIRVFNQSDPTLINWSSAGAEYIVESTGVFLTMEKAAGHFVGGARKVVISAPSPDAPMLVVGVNLDIYDKEMRIISMASCTTNCLAPLAKVIHENFEIVEGLMTTVHAVTATQKVVDAPSARLWRDGRSAAQNIIPATTGAAKAVGKVIPSLNGKLTGMAFRVPVPDVSVVDLTVRLNKPAPYETIKKKIMEAANGPLKGILAYTEEEVVSSDFLHDINSCTFDAKAGISLNDKFVKLIAWYDNEYGYSRRIIDLIRYMQKKE; encoded by the coding sequence ATGTCACGCATCGGCATCAACGGTTTCGGACGCATCGGCCGGCTAGTGCTGCGCGCTGCCATCGACGACTGCGCCTTTGTCGTCGCGATCAACGACCCGTTCCTCAATCCGCATTACATGGCCTACCTCTTCAAGTACGACTCGACGCATGGCCGCTTCCAGGGTGAGGTGGCCGCCGAAGAGGACTGTCTCATCATCAACGGCACGAAAATACGCGTCTTCAACCAAAGCGACCCGACCTTAATCAATTGGTCCAGCGCCGGTGCCGAATACATTGTCGAGTCAACTGGCGTATTTCTGACAATGGAAAAGGCGGCCGGGCATTTCGTCGGCGGCGCACGTAAGGTCGTCATTAGTGCACCCTCGCCAGATGCGCCCATGTTGGTGGTGGGCGTGAATTTGGATATTTACGACAAGGAAATGCGCATAATTTCGATGGCCTCCTGCACAACCAATTGCCTGGCGCCACTGGCCAAGGTAATACATGAGAATTTCGAAATCGTCGAGGGTTTGATGACCACCGTGCACGCCGTCACAGCCACGCAGAAGGTGGTGGATGCGCCGAGCGCCAGACTTTGGCGTGATGGACGTAGCGCCGCGCAGAATATAATACCCGCCACAACGGGTGCTGCTAAGGCCGTCGGTAAGGTTATACCTTCCTTGAATGGCAAGCTAACGGGCATGGCCTTCCGAGTGCCGGTGCCAGACGTGTCTGTGGTGGATCTGACAGTGCGTCTCAACAAGCCGGCGCCATACGAGACAATCAAGAAAAAGATTATGGAAGCGGCAAACGGACCCTTGAAAGGCATACTTGCCTACACCGAGGAGGAGGTGGTCTCGTCGGACTTTCTACATGATATAAACTCGTGCACCTTCGATGCCAAGGCGGGCATATCACTGAACGACAAGTTCGTGAAGCTAATCGCTTGGTATGACAACGAGTATGGCTATTCGAGGCGCATCATCGATCTCATTCGTTATATGCAGAAGAAGGAGTAA